The following coding sequences lie in one Kribbella sp. NBC_00709 genomic window:
- a CDS encoding RNA polymerase sigma factor produces the protein MIEELLREQAPQVLAALVRRYGDFDACEDAVQEALLAASLQWPGEGVPANPRGWLITVASRRRIEVLRNEAARTRREEAVAVAPDPEPASSVDDSLTLLMLCCHPALTSQSQVALTLRAVGGLTTGEIARAFLVPEATIGQRISRAKAKLQGARFAMPPAAEQPERLAAVLHVLYLIFNEGYTASSGTSLHRVELSTEAIRLTRQLRVQLPAEGEVAGLLALMLLTDARRPARTTADGALVPLPEQDRTLWDAKAIAEGTELITATLQAAPVGLYQLQAAIAAVHDSSARAEDTDWREILMLYELLESTAPGPMVTLNRIVAVAMVHGPAAGLALLDDVDAALQEHHRLAAVRAHLLELSGDEVAARQAYELAARLTQSLPEQRYLQARASKLAVDPS, from the coding sequence GTGATCGAGGAGCTGCTGCGGGAGCAGGCGCCGCAGGTGCTGGCCGCGCTCGTCCGGCGGTACGGCGACTTCGACGCGTGCGAGGACGCCGTACAGGAGGCTCTGCTCGCCGCGTCGCTGCAGTGGCCTGGTGAGGGTGTTCCGGCGAATCCGCGCGGCTGGCTGATCACGGTCGCGTCCCGGCGGCGCATCGAAGTACTGCGGAACGAGGCGGCCCGCACGCGCCGGGAGGAGGCGGTCGCGGTCGCGCCGGATCCGGAGCCCGCGTCGTCGGTCGACGACTCGCTGACGTTGCTGATGCTGTGCTGCCACCCGGCGCTCACGTCGCAGTCCCAGGTCGCGCTGACGCTGCGCGCGGTCGGCGGCCTGACCACCGGCGAGATCGCCCGGGCGTTTCTGGTGCCGGAGGCAACGATCGGCCAGCGGATCAGCCGGGCGAAGGCGAAGCTCCAGGGTGCCCGGTTCGCGATGCCGCCGGCCGCGGAGCAGCCGGAGCGGCTGGCCGCCGTACTGCATGTGCTGTATCTGATCTTCAACGAGGGCTACACGGCGTCGTCCGGTACGTCGCTGCACCGGGTCGAGCTGAGCACGGAGGCGATCCGGCTGACCCGGCAGTTGCGGGTGCAGCTGCCGGCGGAGGGTGAGGTGGCCGGGCTGCTGGCGTTGATGTTGCTGACGGATGCGCGGCGGCCGGCCCGGACGACGGCGGACGGGGCGTTGGTGCCGTTGCCGGAGCAGGACCGGACGCTGTGGGACGCCAAGGCGATTGCCGAGGGCACCGAGTTGATCACGGCCACGTTGCAGGCGGCGCCGGTCGGGCTGTATCAACTGCAGGCAGCGATCGCCGCGGTCCACGACTCGTCCGCGCGGGCCGAGGACACCGACTGGCGCGAGATCCTGATGCTGTACGAACTCCTCGAGTCGACCGCGCCGGGTCCGATGGTGACGCTGAACCGGATCGTCGCGGTCGCCATGGTGCACGGCCCGGCCGCGGGGCTGGCCTTGCTCGACGACGTGGACGCTGCGTTGCAGGAGCACCACCGATTGGCCGCGGTGCGCGCTCACCTGCTGGAGCTGTCCGGCGACGAGGTTGCCGCGCGGCAGGCCTACGAGCTCGCCGCGCGGCTTACCCAGAGTCTTCCCGAGCAGCGCTACCTGCAGGCGCGTGCTTCTAAGCTCGCGGTCGACCCCAGCTGA
- a CDS encoding FHA domain-containing protein, whose product MPFCNQCGHENSEGSRFCSQCGAMLPGADRPAAAPATPLPTPGVTDTAMLTPIGAEPETEQTGEPLSADDEAAVGALPAGSALLIVQRGPNAGSRFLLDVDVVTAGRHPDSDIFLDDVTVSRRHAEFRRDGYGVKVRDVGSLNGTYVNRDRIDEVQLNNGDEVQIGKYRLVYYASGQA is encoded by the coding sequence ATGCCGTTCTGCAACCAGTGCGGGCACGAGAACTCCGAGGGCAGCAGGTTCTGCTCGCAGTGCGGAGCGATGCTGCCTGGCGCGGATCGCCCGGCGGCAGCCCCGGCGACCCCTCTGCCGACGCCGGGGGTCACCGACACCGCGATGCTGACTCCGATCGGCGCCGAGCCGGAGACGGAGCAGACCGGTGAGCCGCTGTCGGCCGACGACGAGGCCGCCGTCGGCGCGCTGCCGGCCGGATCCGCCCTGCTGATCGTCCAGCGCGGTCCCAACGCGGGCAGCCGCTTCCTGCTCGACGTCGACGTGGTCACCGCGGGCCGGCACCCGGACAGCGACATCTTCCTCGACGACGTGACCGTGTCCCGCCGGCACGCGGAGTTCCGCCGCGACGGGTACGGCGTGAAGGTCCGCGACGTCGGCAGCCTGAACGGCACGTACGTCAACCGCGACCGGATCGACGAGGTCCAGCTGAACAACGGCGACGAGGTTCAGATCGGCAAGTACCGGCTGGTGTACTACGCCAGTGGCCAGGCCTGA
- a CDS encoding class I SAM-dependent methyltransferase, translated as MTELAATFHQEAVAEAYQHRPPYPDEVFDRLVALIADEPRRVLDIGAGEGAIARPLAPRVEQVDAIDFSQSMVDAGRQRPGGDHPNISWQVSAIETAELDGPYALVTAGASIHWMPWEETFARIVPHLTPNSQLVVIEHGPVDMPWWDDAVQAIQRHSRKKNHDPKYSVVEAIRDRGLLDLTGTARTAPVTYRQKVVDYVEGFHSTSSLARDLMTPEEAADFDATVEEAVRPYAKDGVLELKIEAELSWGRPRA; from the coding sequence ATGACTGAGCTTGCGGCGACGTTCCACCAGGAGGCAGTAGCGGAGGCCTATCAGCATCGGCCGCCGTACCCGGACGAGGTGTTCGACCGGCTCGTGGCGCTGATCGCCGACGAGCCGCGGCGGGTGCTCGACATCGGTGCCGGCGAGGGTGCGATCGCCCGGCCGCTCGCGCCGCGGGTCGAGCAGGTCGATGCGATCGACTTCTCCCAGTCGATGGTCGACGCCGGCAGGCAGCGGCCCGGCGGCGATCACCCGAACATCAGCTGGCAGGTCAGTGCGATCGAGACCGCCGAGCTCGACGGTCCGTACGCGCTGGTGACGGCCGGCGCGAGCATCCACTGGATGCCGTGGGAGGAGACGTTCGCGCGGATCGTGCCGCACCTGACCCCGAACTCCCAGCTCGTCGTCATCGAGCACGGCCCCGTCGACATGCCGTGGTGGGACGACGCGGTACAGGCCATCCAGCGGCACTCGCGCAAGAAGAACCACGACCCGAAGTACAGCGTGGTCGAGGCGATCCGGGACCGCGGCCTGCTCGATCTCACCGGTACGGCGCGGACGGCGCCCGTCACCTATCGCCAGAAGGTCGTCGACTACGTCGAGGGGTTCCACTCGACCTCCAGCCTGGCACGGGATCTGATGACGCCGGAGGAGGCCGCCGACTTCGACGCGACCGTCGAGGAAGCGGTCCGGCCGTACGCGAAGGACGGCGTACTGGAGCTGAAGATCGAGGCCGAGCTCAGCTGGGGTCGACCGCGAGCTTAG
- the ftsR gene encoding transcriptional regulator FtsR codes for MARPDPSAADRTAPDRTAGGPADGRGIGAVLQLLQAEFADVTISKIRFLEAEGLVTPARTASGYRKFSAADVERLRYVLTAQRDQYRPLKVIKEHLGAIDRGLRPAAAGPPVAPSSLPQTPGQPVADDFGASGTELRLTRDELRTAAGVPAALLDELESHGLVVASGNHYGGDAIVIAQVAAELAGYGLEPRHLRAFRTAADREVGLIEQVTGPRRTEQTGELAALTVRLHTALVRSRLPRP; via the coding sequence GTGGCCAGGCCTGATCCCAGCGCCGCCGATCGCACGGCCCCGGATCGCACCGCCGGAGGGCCGGCGGACGGTCGCGGCATCGGGGCGGTGCTGCAGCTGCTGCAGGCCGAGTTCGCCGACGTCACGATCTCCAAGATCCGGTTCCTCGAGGCCGAGGGGCTGGTGACACCGGCCCGGACGGCGTCGGGGTACCGGAAGTTCAGTGCCGCCGACGTCGAGCGGCTGCGGTACGTGCTGACCGCGCAACGCGACCAGTACCGGCCGCTGAAGGTGATCAAGGAGCATCTCGGGGCGATCGACCGCGGCCTGCGTCCGGCCGCCGCGGGTCCACCGGTCGCGCCGAGCTCGTTGCCGCAGACCCCCGGTCAGCCGGTCGCGGACGACTTCGGTGCCTCGGGCACCGAGCTGCGGCTGACCCGGGACGAGCTGCGGACCGCTGCCGGCGTACCGGCCGCGCTGCTCGACGAACTGGAGAGCCACGGCCTGGTGGTGGCCAGCGGCAACCACTACGGCGGCGACGCGATCGTGATCGCCCAGGTCGCCGCGGAGCTGGCCGGGTACGGACTCGAGCCGCGGCACCTGCGCGCGTTCCGTACGGCGGCCGATCGGGAGGTCGGCCTGATCGAGCAGGTCACCGGCCCGCGCCGGACCGAACAGACCGGCGAACTGGCCGCGCTCACCGTCCGCCTGCACACCGCCCTGGTCCGTTCCCGCCTACCACGTCCGTAG
- a CDS encoding VOC family protein → MHRSRVSTFLIDVRRDEVDDAATFWSAALGVRTSSPDGEPQFISLHDAIPGYVTAIQSVDDEPRYHVDIETDDVAAEVTRLTELGAVEIADWQGCHTLRAPGGHLFCVIPVHSDPAYFEQHATVWGSE, encoded by the coding sequence ATGCACCGCAGCCGAGTGTCCACGTTCCTGATCGACGTACGGCGGGACGAGGTGGACGACGCGGCGACGTTCTGGTCCGCCGCGCTCGGCGTGCGGACGTCGTCACCGGACGGCGAGCCGCAGTTCATCAGCCTGCACGACGCGATCCCGGGGTACGTCACTGCGATCCAGTCCGTCGACGACGAGCCGCGGTACCACGTCGACATCGAGACCGACGACGTCGCCGCAGAGGTCACCCGCCTGACCGAACTCGGCGCAGTGGAGATCGCCGACTGGCAGGGCTGCCACACGTTGCGCGCGCCCGGCGGCCACTTGTTCTGCGTCATCCCGGTCCACAGCGACCCGGCGTACTTCGAGCAGCACGCAACCGTTTGGGGGAGTGAATGA
- a CDS encoding bifunctional nuclease family protein: MREVDVVGVRVEMPSSQPIVLLKEVGGERYLPIWIGAAEASAIAFAQQGMEPPRPLTHDLFAETIRVLGHTLSQVRIVNLNDGIFEAVLVFDDKTEISARPSDSIALALRTGTPVFCADEILAEAGIPVPESETADDEVVEEEEVERFREFLDQVTPEDFDKS; encoded by the coding sequence GTGCGCGAAGTCGACGTGGTCGGAGTCCGGGTGGAGATGCCCTCGAGTCAGCCGATCGTGCTGCTGAAAGAGGTCGGCGGAGAGCGGTATCTGCCGATCTGGATCGGAGCTGCCGAGGCGAGTGCGATCGCGTTCGCGCAGCAAGGCATGGAGCCGCCACGGCCGCTGACGCACGACCTGTTCGCCGAGACCATCCGGGTGCTCGGGCACACGCTCAGCCAGGTCCGGATCGTGAACCTGAACGACGGCATCTTCGAGGCGGTCCTGGTCTTCGACGACAAGACCGAGATCTCCGCGCGCCCGTCGGACTCGATCGCGCTCGCGCTGCGCACCGGCACCCCGGTGTTCTGCGCCGACGAGATCCTGGCCGAGGCCGGGATCCCGGTCCCGGAGAGTGAGACGGCCGACGACGAGGTGGTGGAGGAAGAGGAGGTCGAGCGGTTCCGCGAGTTCCTCGACCAGGTCACTCCGGAGGACTTCGACAAGAGCTGA
- a CDS encoding YciI family protein — MKFLVLIYGNPESRAVWDSLSDEQKKEGMAGYAGLHEALEARGELVASESLDDPGLTKQVLVRDGKPMTTDGPFAEVKEQLAGFYLLDCDSMDRAVEIVAQIPEAPFSVVEVRPVRDLGAFK, encoded by the coding sequence ATGAAGTTCCTGGTGCTGATCTACGGAAACCCCGAATCGCGAGCGGTGTGGGACTCGCTGTCCGACGAGCAGAAGAAGGAAGGCATGGCCGGGTACGCCGGCCTGCACGAGGCGCTCGAGGCCCGCGGGGAGCTGGTCGCGTCGGAGTCGCTGGACGACCCGGGGCTGACCAAGCAGGTGCTGGTCCGGGACGGGAAGCCGATGACGACGGACGGGCCGTTCGCCGAGGTGAAGGAGCAGCTGGCCGGGTTCTACCTGCTGGACTGCGACTCGATGGACCGTGCGGTGGAGATCGTCGCGCAGATCCCGGAGGCTCCGTTCAGCGTCGTGGAGGTCCGGCCGGTCCGCGATCTCGGTGCGTTCAAGTGA
- a CDS encoding DNA polymerase Y family protein has protein sequence MAGRGLTRTMVIWVPDWPVTAAAVATGRSPDEPIVVLEKGKVLATSAAARAEGVRRGQRARDAQSRCPELVVLKYDPVIDARAFDPVIACLEAITPGVQVIRPGMCALKARGPARFYGGEQAAAEKLLDRLETFDVPGSRVGIADGPFAAEQAARTSSARTRVQVVPPGGSPEFLAPLSVDLLEQPELTDLLRRLGLRSLGAFAQLSGTEVLTRFGPGGAFAHRLAGGSDDRPVTGREVPPELIRALDFEPSVDRVDQVAFAVRVIADELIARLTELGLVCTTLRIEVGTESGRIHEREWLHPRWFTAADVVDRVRWQLQGSGTATSELTSSVVRIRLVPDQVDPVGAHVDGLWGGGADERIHRALSRVQSMLGHGAVVSVVIGGGRGFAERQTLIPWGDPPVPARSPDQPWPGAITGAKQWPTPAPTTIFPEPIPAKVFAADGAQVSVSARGELSGAPAAFSLLPASGPGVQVADSNKIHPITAWAGPWLSTERWWDPSTETRQARFQFQTADTRAWLFTLHQTTWQAQATYD, from the coding sequence ATGGCGGGCCGTGGTCTCACCCGCACGATGGTGATCTGGGTGCCCGACTGGCCGGTGACGGCGGCCGCGGTGGCGACCGGGCGGTCGCCGGACGAGCCGATCGTCGTGCTGGAGAAGGGGAAGGTGCTCGCCACCTCCGCCGCCGCGCGGGCCGAAGGGGTGCGGCGCGGCCAGCGGGCCCGGGACGCGCAGTCGCGGTGCCCGGAGCTGGTCGTGCTGAAGTACGACCCGGTGATCGACGCGCGGGCGTTCGACCCGGTGATCGCGTGCCTGGAGGCGATCACGCCGGGTGTGCAGGTGATCCGCCCGGGCATGTGCGCGTTGAAGGCGCGCGGTCCGGCCCGGTTCTACGGCGGCGAGCAGGCGGCGGCGGAGAAGCTGCTCGACCGGCTGGAGACGTTCGACGTGCCGGGCAGCCGGGTCGGGATCGCCGACGGTCCGTTCGCCGCGGAGCAGGCGGCGCGGACGAGCTCCGCGCGGACCAGGGTGCAGGTGGTGCCGCCGGGCGGATCACCGGAGTTCCTCGCGCCGTTGTCGGTCGACCTGCTCGAGCAGCCGGAGCTCACGGACCTGCTGCGCCGGCTGGGGTTGCGGTCGCTGGGTGCGTTCGCCCAGCTGTCCGGGACCGAGGTGCTGACCCGGTTCGGCCCCGGCGGCGCCTTCGCCCATCGGCTGGCCGGCGGGTCCGACGATCGCCCGGTGACCGGCCGGGAGGTCCCGCCGGAGCTGATCCGCGCGCTCGACTTCGAGCCGTCCGTGGACCGGGTCGACCAGGTCGCGTTCGCGGTCCGGGTGATCGCCGACGAGCTGATCGCCCGGCTGACCGAGCTCGGCCTGGTGTGTACGACGCTGCGGATCGAGGTCGGCACCGAGTCCGGGCGGATCCACGAGCGGGAGTGGCTGCATCCGCGCTGGTTCACCGCGGCGGACGTGGTGGACCGGGTGCGTTGGCAGCTGCAGGGGAGCGGCACGGCGACCAGCGAGCTGACGTCATCCGTGGTCCGGATCCGGTTGGTCCCGGACCAGGTGGATCCGGTCGGTGCGCATGTCGACGGCTTGTGGGGCGGCGGGGCGGACGAGCGGATCCACCGGGCGTTGTCGCGGGTGCAGAGCATGCTCGGTCACGGCGCGGTCGTGTCGGTGGTGATCGGTGGCGGGCGAGGGTTCGCGGAGCGGCAGACGCTGATCCCGTGGGGCGATCCGCCGGTGCCGGCGCGATCTCCGGACCAGCCGTGGCCCGGAGCGATCACCGGGGCGAAGCAATGGCCGACGCCGGCGCCGACCACGATCTTCCCGGAGCCGATCCCCGCGAAGGTGTTCGCCGCGGACGGCGCCCAGGTGTCGGTCAGCGCCCGCGGTGAGCTGTCCGGCGCCCCGGCCGCGTTCTCCCTGCTACCCGCCAGCGGGCCGGGTGTTCAAGTTGCCGACAGCAACAAAATCCATCCGATCACCGCCTGGGCCGGCCCCTGGCTCAGCACCGAACGCTGGTGGGACCCCAGCACCGAGACCCGCCAGGCCCGCTTCCAGTTCCAGACCGCCGACACCCGCGCCTGGCTCTTCACCCTCCACCAAACCACCTGGCAGGCCCAAGCCACCTACGACTGA
- a CDS encoding small basic family protein, producing MIAVLGLVIGVVVGLLVAPDVPDWAQPYLPIAVVAALDAVFGALRAFLDGIFDDKVFVVSFVSNVLIAALIVYLGDQLGVGSQLSTGVVVVLGIRIFTNMAAIRRHIFRA from the coding sequence ATGATCGCCGTACTCGGACTGGTGATCGGTGTCGTGGTCGGTCTGCTGGTCGCGCCCGACGTGCCGGACTGGGCCCAGCCCTACCTGCCGATCGCGGTCGTGGCCGCGCTCGACGCGGTGTTCGGCGCGCTCCGGGCGTTCCTGGACGGGATCTTCGACGACAAGGTGTTCGTCGTGTCCTTCGTCTCCAACGTGCTGATCGCGGCCCTGATCGTCTACCTGGGTGACCAGCTCGGCGTCGGCTCGCAGCTGTCCACCGGTGTGGTGGTCGTGCTCGGCATCCGGATCTTCACCAACATGGCCGCCATCCGGCGCCACATCTTCCGGGCCTGA
- the gcvH gene encoding glycine cleavage system protein GcvH: protein MYPEDLKYTAEHEWLKAGSDGPVRVGITDFAQDQLGDIVYVQLPEVGSTVRAGDACGELESTKSVSDLFAPVNGTVTAVNEALADQPDLVNSDPYGEGWLLDIEVEDAAEVAALMDADAYQGQLDPS from the coding sequence GTGTACCCCGAAGACCTGAAGTACACGGCCGAGCACGAGTGGCTGAAGGCCGGTAGCGACGGACCGGTGCGGGTCGGCATCACCGACTTCGCGCAGGACCAGCTCGGCGACATCGTGTACGTGCAGCTGCCCGAGGTCGGCAGCACGGTGCGGGCCGGCGACGCCTGTGGGGAGCTGGAGTCGACCAAGAGCGTGAGCGACCTGTTCGCCCCGGTGAACGGCACCGTGACCGCGGTGAACGAGGCCCTCGCGGACCAGCCGGACCTGGTGAACAGCGACCCGTACGGCGAGGGCTGGCTGCTCGACATCGAGGTCGAGGACGCGGCCGAGGTGGCGGCGCTGATGGACGCCGATGCCTATCAGGGACAGCTCGACCCGAGCTGA
- a CDS encoding MerR family transcriptional regulator: MTRTGDTDLTQSASDAHAAAAETAGVQGLLFDDDLRPMPEDVGFRGPTACAAAGITYRQLDYWARTGLVSPSVRPATGSGTQRLYGFRDVLLLKVIKRLLDAGISLQQIRTAIAHLSKRGFDDLTQITLMSDGASVYMCSSPDEVIDLLAGGQGVFGIALGGVWREVEGSLSELPTERADGHDEGDSDGHTGDELAARRRARMTG, translated from the coding sequence GTGACACGCACCGGGGACACGGATCTGACGCAGTCGGCTTCCGACGCGCACGCCGCGGCAGCTGAGACTGCCGGCGTCCAGGGTCTGCTGTTCGACGACGACCTGCGGCCGATGCCGGAGGACGTCGGGTTCCGGGGACCGACGGCCTGCGCCGCGGCCGGGATCACCTACCGGCAGCTCGACTACTGGGCGAGGACCGGACTGGTCTCTCCGTCGGTCCGCCCGGCGACCGGCTCCGGGACGCAGCGGCTGTACGGTTTTCGTGACGTGCTGTTGCTGAAAGTGATCAAGCGGCTGCTCGACGCCGGGATCTCGCTGCAGCAGATCCGGACCGCGATCGCGCACCTCAGCAAGCGTGGCTTCGACGACCTGACCCAGATCACGCTGATGAGCGACGGCGCGTCGGTGTACATGTGCAGCTCGCCCGACGAGGTGATCGACCTGCTGGCCGGTGGCCAGGGCGTGTTCGGCATCGCGCTCGGCGGCGTCTGGCGCGAGGTCGAGGGTTCGCTGTCCGAGCTGCCCACGGAGCGTGCCGACGGTCACGACGAAGGCGACTCCGACGGCCACACCGGCGACGAGCTCGCCGCCCGCCGTCGCGCCCGCATGACCGGCTGA
- a CDS encoding DUF881 domain-containing protein — MADDKPTEKVEPPQPATPTPMPKPKTPNLALRRLKAGFKPSRGQAIVAVVLALVACVAVVQVRVNRADDGYQNARREDLIAILDGLGQNTRRLESEIADLEERKNSLSSSADKAQTAREQAEAQVRTLGILAGTLPATGPGVRITLNDPQAKMTSSNLLDAIEELRDAGAEAIQINGLVRVVASTDFVDDAPGIRVDGQKVNSPYVIEAIGESHNLAEAANFPGGLVSEVTGPQVGGTAEVTELTTVAVSALHAPEEHRYARPAPSPTK, encoded by the coding sequence ATGGCAGACGACAAACCCACCGAGAAGGTCGAGCCGCCGCAGCCGGCGACGCCGACCCCGATGCCGAAGCCGAAGACGCCCAACCTGGCGTTGCGGCGGCTCAAGGCCGGGTTCAAGCCGTCCCGCGGGCAGGCCATCGTCGCCGTCGTACTGGCGCTGGTCGCCTGCGTGGCCGTGGTCCAGGTGCGGGTGAACCGGGCCGACGACGGCTACCAGAACGCCCGCCGCGAGGACCTGATCGCGATCCTGGACGGCCTCGGCCAGAACACCCGCCGGCTGGAGAGCGAGATCGCCGATCTGGAGGAGCGGAAGAACTCGCTGTCCTCGAGCGCGGACAAGGCGCAGACCGCCCGCGAGCAGGCCGAGGCCCAGGTCCGCACCCTCGGCATCCTGGCCGGTACGCTGCCCGCGACAGGTCCTGGTGTGCGGATCACGCTCAACGACCCGCAGGCCAAGATGACCTCGAGCAACCTGCTGGACGCGATCGAGGAATTGCGTGACGCCGGTGCCGAGGCGATCCAGATCAACGGGTTGGTCCGCGTGGTCGCCAGTACCGACTTCGTGGACGACGCCCCGGGGATCCGGGTCGACGGTCAGAAGGTCAACTCGCCGTACGTGATCGAGGCGATCGGGGAGTCGCACAACCTGGCCGAGGCGGCCAACTTCCCCGGCGGCCTGGTCAGCGAGGTGACCGGTCCGCAGGTCGGCGGAACGGCCGAGGTGACCGAGCTGACGACCGTCGCCGTGTCCGCCTTGCACGCGCCGGAGGAGCATCGTTACGCTCGCCCGGCGCCCAGCCCGACCAAGTAG
- a CDS encoding CDP-alcohol phosphatidyltransferase family protein: MPDLEVSDRVWTIPNALSFLRLLGVPLFLWLVLGPKEDGWALLVLAISGFTDWADGQIARRMNQTSRLGQMLDPVADRLYIFATVVGLALRDIIPWWLAIALPLRDVLLTLTLPALHRRGFNALPVHFLGKSATFCLLYAFPLLLLGDGDTTLNLLARVFGWAFAIWGTGLYYWAGALYFAQLRHLVQTVKPIKDAAG, translated from the coding sequence GTGCCGGACTTGGAAGTGTCCGACCGGGTTTGGACGATCCCGAACGCGCTCAGCTTCCTCCGATTGCTGGGTGTGCCGCTCTTCCTGTGGCTGGTGCTCGGTCCCAAGGAGGACGGCTGGGCGCTGCTGGTGCTCGCGATCTCCGGGTTCACCGACTGGGCGGACGGCCAGATCGCCCGCCGGATGAACCAGACCAGCCGGCTCGGCCAGATGCTCGACCCGGTCGCCGACCGGCTGTACATCTTCGCGACCGTCGTCGGCCTCGCGTTGCGCGACATCATCCCGTGGTGGCTGGCGATCGCGCTGCCGCTGCGGGACGTGCTGCTGACGCTGACCCTGCCGGCGCTGCACCGCCGCGGCTTCAACGCGCTGCCGGTGCACTTCCTCGGCAAGTCCGCCACGTTCTGCCTGCTGTACGCGTTCCCGCTGCTCCTGCTCGGCGACGGCGACACCACCCTCAACCTGCTCGCCCGCGTCTTCGGCTGGGCGTTCGCGATCTGGGGGACCGGGCTGTACTACTGGGCCGGCGCGCTGTACTTCGCCCAGCTGCGGCACCTCGTCCAGACCGTGAAGCCGATCAAGGACGCGGCCGGGTAG
- a CDS encoding DUF881 domain-containing protein: MTQQAPQQTTQKPRRVDASMSLLNNLMAHPIDEGYAVAARTRPKDGGKAFRSRHRVMLVAATLVLGFLLAIAASQNYRGAPEAEKQRNELIDRINQADSRLTGLRNHQSQLADEVRRLQASGLSNDSTGAALQQKLDDLELQTGAISVTGPGLKAVIDDAKNADAKEGRLLDVDLQQLVNGLWTSGAEAISVNGHRITSLTAIRGAGSAITVDYSSLTPPYTVLAVGDTATMPARFAQSSGGQWVQYLVSNFDVRMTITTEDSLLVPADATIALRYAKVGSR, translated from the coding sequence GTGACACAGCAAGCCCCCCAACAGACGACGCAGAAGCCGCGCCGCGTCGACGCGTCGATGTCGCTGCTGAACAACCTGATGGCGCACCCGATCGACGAGGGGTACGCCGTTGCCGCCCGGACCCGGCCGAAGGACGGCGGCAAGGCCTTCCGGTCCCGGCACCGGGTGATGCTGGTGGCGGCCACGCTCGTGCTCGGGTTCCTGCTCGCGATCGCCGCCTCGCAGAACTACCGCGGCGCGCCCGAGGCCGAGAAGCAGCGCAACGAGCTGATCGACCGCATCAACCAGGCCGACAGCCGGCTGACCGGCCTGCGCAACCACCAGTCCCAGCTCGCCGACGAGGTGCGCCGGTTGCAGGCCAGCGGACTGAGCAACGACAGCACCGGCGCCGCACTGCAGCAGAAGCTCGACGACCTCGAGCTGCAGACCGGGGCGATCTCGGTCACCGGTCCCGGGCTCAAGGCGGTCATCGACGACGCCAAGAACGCCGACGCCAAAGAGGGCCGGCTGCTCGACGTCGACCTGCAGCAGCTGGTCAACGGCCTGTGGACGTCCGGTGCGGAGGCGATCTCGGTGAACGGTCACCGGATCACCTCGCTGACCGCGATCCGCGGCGCGGGCAGCGCGATCACGGTCGACTACAGCTCGCTGACCCCGCCGTACACGGTGCTCGCAGTCGGGGACACCGCGACCATGCCGGCCCGGTTCGCGCAGAGCTCGGGTGGCCAGTGGGTGCAATACCTGGTCAGCAACTTCGATGTCCGGATGACGATCACGACGGAGGACTCCTTGCTGGTGCCGGCCGATGCGACCATCGCGTTGCGCTACGCGAAAGTGGGATCGAGATGA